Proteins encoded in a region of the Magallana gigas chromosome 8, xbMagGiga1.1, whole genome shotgun sequence genome:
- the LOC105348856 gene encoding uncharacterized protein, with protein sequence MNASNSSVTETILRSGYDLPVYGLANGQLLYIHIPALTCISLSFICVVIVLTLSFRHKSYKTFFRWTRSERFVVYLALCDGGFNLAHFTDHLHIVIVRNHVYPKELCEFYGFNLAVFISAQNLMVNIVAINAFVLIYFSKQIPFGKNDYRLLLWTFGAPFLFSALAGILGQLGPNGTFCYFDGVKGTVANLFFTTVPLALILVMNIVLYILTWIRIHKETKRLHLGDSSQLMSANFTAARNMSLFVVAFFIQWWAMAIFGVWAYVTPDSVPQLLFHLVTTFSNIGGILNLIVYLIIRQRLILRKRSLKQQKKSQGTEMSAIASSNTFSL encoded by the exons ATGAACGCGTCCAATAGCTCTGTAACGGAGACGATTTTGCGGAGTGGGTACGATTTGCCGGTGTATGGCCTTGCTAATGGTCAGCTACTGTACATCCATATCCCGGCACTAACATGCATTTCGCTGAGCTTTATCTGTGTAGTTATTGTCCTCACACTGTCATTTCGTCACAAGAGCTACAAGACTTTCTTCCGGTGGACCAGGAGTGAACGCTTCGTGGTGTATCTTGCTCTTTGTGATGGTGGATTTAATCTTGCTCACTTCACGGATCATTTGCACATTGTTATTGTCCGTAACCATGTATATCCCAAAGAATTGTGCGAGTTTTACGGCTTTAACCTGGCGGTGTTTATTAGTGCCCAAAATTTGATGGTCAATATAGTGGCCATCAATGCCTTCGTACTGATTTACTTCAGTAAGCAAATTCCATTTGGCAAAAATGACTATAGGCTTCTTTTGTGGACTTTTGGGGCACCTTTCCTGTTTTCCGCCCTGGCTGGTATCCTAGGACAACTTGGACCAAATGgaacatt TTGCTACTTTGACGGTGTGAAGGGAACGGTCGCCAACCTTTTCTTCACCACAGTGCCCCTCGCTCTCATCCTCGTGATGAACATCGTACTGTATATCCTCACCTGGATACGGATCCATAAAGAGACCAAACGCCTCCATCTTGGCGACAGTTCCCAACTCATGTCCGCCAACTTCACGGCTGCCAGGAACATGTCTCTTTTTGTCGTGGCGTTCTTCATTCAGTGGTGGGCGATGGCCATATTTGGTGTGTGGGCTTACGTCACGCCGGACAGCGTTCCACAGCTTTTGTTTCATCTGGTGACCACTTTCTCAAACATCGGAGGAATTCTGAACTTGATTGTGTACCTCATCATACGGCAAAGACTGATTCTCAGGAAGCGAAGTCTGAAGCAGCAGAAGAAGTCACAAGGCACCGAAATGTCAGCAATTGCGTCATCCAACACATTTTCTCTGTGA